From Candidatus Dormiibacterota bacterium, a single genomic window includes:
- the gcvH gene encoding glycine cleavage system protein GcvH, with protein sequence MNVPDGLRYSTDHEWARLDGGRVRVGITDYAQDALGDVVFVDLPSVGTQVAPGEPLGEVESTKSVSEIYAPVAGRVVSVNSDLSGSPEHMNSDPYGEGWICEIELDDPDGLRSLLGPEAYRALTET encoded by the coding sequence ATGAACGTTCCCGACGGCCTGCGCTATTCGACGGATCACGAATGGGCCCGGCTCGACGGCGGCCGGGTCCGGGTCGGCATCACCGACTACGCACAGGACGCGCTGGGCGACGTCGTGTTCGTCGACCTGCCCTCGGTGGGGACCCAGGTCGCCCCCGGTGAGCCCCTCGGTGAGGTCGAGTCCACCAAGTCGGTGTCGGAGATCTACGCACCGGTCGCCGGCCGGGTGGTCAGCGTGAACTCGGACCTGTCGGGTTCCCCCGAGCACATGAACAGCGATCCCTACGGGGAGGGCTGGATCTGCGAGATCGAGCTCGACGACCCTGACGGCCTGCGCTCGCTCCTCGGCCCCGAGGCATACCGGGCGCTGACCGAGACCTGA
- a CDS encoding FHA domain-containing protein, with product MKGVFCHNCGHRNPAGVNFCSSCGAALAVGGPDSTITLQAVDDHGETADEEASVPLAGLPLGTGVLLVKRGPNVGARYVLDGDVTQAGRHPESDIFLDDVTVSRRHAELHRRMDGKVEIRDVGSLNGTYVNRERTEVAVLAAGDEVQIGKFKLVFLVAEDR from the coding sequence GTGAAGGGAGTGTTCTGCCATAACTGCGGGCATCGGAATCCTGCCGGGGTCAACTTCTGCTCCTCCTGTGGCGCCGCCCTCGCGGTGGGGGGCCCCGACTCGACCATCACGTTGCAGGCGGTCGACGACCACGGCGAGACGGCCGACGAGGAGGCGTCCGTCCCTCTGGCCGGGCTGCCCCTCGGTACCGGGGTCCTGCTGGTGAAGCGAGGCCCGAACGTCGGCGCCCGATACGTGCTCGACGGTGATGTCACCCAGGCCGGCCGCCACCCGGAGAGCGATATCTTCCTCGACGACGTGACCGTGTCGCGCCGGCATGCAGAGCTTCACCGGCGCATGGACGGGAAGGTGGAGATCCGGGACGTGGGCTCGCTCAATGGCACCTATGTGAACCGCGAGCGCACAGAGGTGGCCGTGCTCGCCGCCGGCGACGAGGTGCAGATCGGCAAGTTCAAGTTGGTCTTCCTCGTCGCGGAAGACCGGTGA
- a CDS encoding bifunctional nuclease family protein — protein MVEVRLRAVRVDLQSNTPVLLLQETEGEGRTLPIFIGTAEATAIAYALQGVDMPRPMTHDLLRDVFGALDVEVERVVITELRAATYYAELHLRREAQRSVVSSRPSDAVAVAVRTGSPLYVSDELMDAEGILLALENGEDEEDASPEELVGQFRQFLDSIKPEDFGL, from the coding sequence ATGGTCGAAGTCCGGCTCCGGGCTGTCCGGGTAGACCTCCAGTCCAATACCCCGGTGCTGCTCCTGCAGGAGACCGAGGGCGAGGGCCGGACGCTTCCCATCTTCATCGGCACCGCCGAGGCGACGGCGATCGCCTATGCGCTTCAGGGGGTGGACATGCCGAGGCCGATGACCCACGATCTCCTGAGGGACGTGTTCGGCGCGCTCGACGTGGAGGTCGAGCGGGTGGTGATCACCGAGTTGCGGGCGGCGACGTACTACGCCGAGCTGCACCTGCGGCGCGAGGCGCAGCGGTCGGTGGTGTCGAGCCGGCCGTCGGACGCGGTGGCGGTCGCCGTCCGGACCGGCAGCCCGCTCTACGTCTCGGACGAATTGATGGATGCCGAGGGCATCCTGCTGGCCCTCGAGAACGGCGAGGACGAGGAAGACGCCAGTCCCGAGGAGCTGGTGGGACAATTCCGCCAATTCCTCGACTCGATCAAGCCAGAAGACTTCGGCCTGTGA
- a CDS encoding DUF4232 domain-containing protein, translating into MVPQQGSGAAGTIEMSVNLTNQAGTTCTLFGYPGMQLLDGSGNNLPTNVVRGGGPQFGVPGADQAPTTVVLAPQQTAAFSLSYSDVPVGTETTCPTSTNALITPPGDFVPATVALAVAPCGGGTIHVSPVYATS; encoded by the coding sequence ATGGTCCCCCAGCAGGGGAGCGGGGCCGCCGGCACCATCGAGATGTCCGTCAACCTGACCAACCAGGCCGGCACCACCTGCACCCTCTTCGGCTATCCGGGGATGCAGCTGTTGGACGGGTCGGGCAACAACCTCCCGACGAACGTCGTCAGGGGTGGCGGGCCGCAGTTCGGGGTGCCCGGGGCCGACCAGGCCCCGACCACCGTGGTGCTGGCTCCCCAGCAGACGGCGGCGTTCAGTCTCAGCTACTCGGACGTCCCCGTAGGGACGGAGACCACCTGTCCCACGTCGACGAACGCCCTGATCACGCCCCCCGGTGATTTCGTTCCGGCCACGGTGGCCCTGGCGGTCGCCCCTTGCGGCGGGGGGACGATCCACGTCTCGCCGGTTTACGCCACTTCATAG
- a CDS encoding prolyl oligopeptidase family serine peptidase: MHRIDGPGDRDPMGPGGEALTAEAPSGERWSHGDLRATDDGSLVLAVRERLAAGGRARRAIVGLHPGEPGRVSVLVEVPDFVAAPRPDAGGHRLAWVRWAHPDMPWTSSELWVGDLVRGADGPEIGSARKLAGGAGVSVGQPTWAADGFLVFASDAGGWWQPWGWRPGTLPARLCGEPAEFHAPDWALGQSTMVPLEDGRILCRWRSLGTDRIGLLDPASGRLETVTQPAVSIGAVCAHGAGAAWLGDSPFAPASIWWCPDPSGRARRADSRRADSRRVDSPVAVARVTAAPAAPLERRDVSVGEPFSFRNRSGELVHGLFHPPLLHGVEGPEGELPPLVVRCHGGPTGSAEAGFDVVVQFLTTRGFAVADVDYGGSTGYGRAYRERLHRRWGVVDVDDCTDAAVHLAGKGLVDGRRMAIRGSSAGGLTALMALARSDCFAAAVSWYGVTDLRALAASTHDFESRYTDWLVGSLPAAGEEYDQRSPRYQVERMSGAVLLLQGTEDPIVPLDQAASMAEALRRRGARCELLTFAGEGHGFRRAETVARCLRAEHEFYLKELVGPAR; this comes from the coding sequence TTGCACCGGATCGACGGCCCCGGGGACCGGGACCCGATGGGTCCCGGCGGTGAGGCCCTGACCGCCGAAGCGCCCTCCGGAGAGCGGTGGAGCCATGGCGATCTGAGGGCCACCGATGATGGCAGCCTCGTCCTGGCGGTCCGCGAGCGCCTCGCTGCCGGCGGCAGGGCCAGGCGCGCCATCGTGGGGCTCCACCCGGGCGAGCCGGGACGTGTCTCGGTCCTCGTGGAGGTCCCTGACTTCGTGGCGGCGCCCCGACCCGACGCAGGTGGCCACCGGCTGGCCTGGGTCCGCTGGGCCCATCCGGACATGCCGTGGACGTCCTCGGAGCTGTGGGTCGGGGATCTCGTCCGAGGAGCGGACGGTCCCGAGATCGGGTCGGCACGCAAGCTGGCCGGGGGAGCCGGGGTATCGGTGGGACAGCCGACCTGGGCGGCGGACGGGTTCCTCGTGTTCGCCAGTGACGCAGGGGGGTGGTGGCAGCCCTGGGGCTGGCGCCCGGGGACGCTTCCCGCCCGCCTGTGCGGGGAGCCTGCCGAGTTCCACGCCCCGGACTGGGCGTTGGGCCAGTCGACGATGGTTCCGTTGGAGGATGGTCGGATCCTGTGCCGGTGGCGCTCCCTGGGAACCGATCGGATCGGACTGCTCGACCCGGCCAGCGGTCGGCTCGAGACCGTCACCCAGCCGGCGGTGTCGATCGGCGCCGTGTGCGCACACGGCGCCGGCGCCGCATGGCTGGGTGATTCCCCGTTCGCCCCCGCGTCGATCTGGTGGTGCCCCGATCCTTCCGGACGGGCCCGTCGCGCCGATTCCCGTCGCGCCGATTCCCGTCGGGTCGACTCGCCTGTGGCCGTCGCCAGGGTGACGGCGGCTCCCGCCGCACCCTTGGAACGGCGGGACGTCTCGGTGGGGGAGCCGTTCTCCTTCCGCAACCGCTCCGGTGAGCTCGTGCACGGGCTCTTCCACCCGCCGCTCCTGCACGGGGTGGAGGGACCGGAGGGAGAGCTCCCGCCCCTCGTCGTGCGGTGCCACGGAGGCCCGACCGGGTCCGCCGAGGCGGGGTTCGACGTGGTGGTGCAGTTCCTCACCACCCGGGGGTTCGCCGTCGCGGACGTGGACTACGGCGGAAGCACCGGCTACGGGCGCGCCTACCGCGAGCGGCTGCACCGCCGGTGGGGCGTGGTCGACGTTGACGACTGCACCGACGCGGCGGTCCACCTGGCCGGGAAGGGCCTGGTGGACGGCCGGCGCATGGCAATCCGGGGGAGCAGCGCCGGTGGTCTGACCGCCCTGATGGCCCTGGCGCGCTCGGACTGCTTCGCCGCCGCGGTGAGCTGGTACGGGGTAACCGATCTGCGGGCTCTGGCCGCCTCGACCCATGACTTCGAGTCGCGCTACACCGACTGGCTCGTCGGCTCGCTGCCCGCAGCGGGTGAGGAGTACGACCAACGCTCCCCGCGGTATCAGGTGGAGCGGATGAGCGGGGCCGTCCTGTTGTTGCAGGGGACGGAGGATCCGATCGTCCCACTCGACCAGGCCGCGTCCATGGCGGAGGCCCTCCGGCGCCGGGGGGCCCGTTGCGAGCTGCTCACCTTCGCCGGCGAGGGGCACGGTTTCCGGCGGGCGGAGACGGTTGCCCGGTGCCTCCGGGCGGAGCACGAGTTCTACCTGAAGGAATTGGTCGGTCCCGCTCGTTGA
- a CDS encoding glycosyltransferase 87 family protein, with protein sequence MLRGEDVRLQPAGLDREEAVESSEVRELTSRVGGSGTRVQGLRDRIVTRVSLWRPEAGDAVLYAGSALFAEFTARFSSISLYRQWGELALGPYLLAALISALSARAHRNRAGAERDARLAGEPVPPRTPGATAGTRQWGPVRIWVFVFALVGATVLPLSLEVAWRAQGNPTAHVQPEAVVVEQAAHRAANGHDPYRLITSHGRVVVPTPPGQPTSESFFPYLPLMTLFGLPSSTKEPIALTDSRIFFSMVTMLVVVGALVMSRGPNEPKVRTLQVLTVLPTAALPLATGGDDMPVVAFLLLAMVLAQRRRPGWSGFVLGVASSMKFTAWPLAALALFAARDAQGRRAPGRMALGMLVVAGPVVAPFVLRNPQAFVENVILFPLGLSGVSSPAASALPGHVLVGIFPSLHRILPVAVGVVGSSVLVARLLRRTPSTAAQVTALAGWVMLVAFLLAPATRVGYLLYPLNFFVWSHLLREPEREPEPERSLLAAVAVPVTSSA encoded by the coding sequence ATGCTCCGCGGCGAGGATGTCCGCTTGCAGCCAGCCGGGCTCGACCGTGAAGAAGCCGTGGAGAGCAGCGAGGTGCGAGAGCTGACCAGCAGGGTGGGAGGTTCGGGCACCAGGGTCCAGGGGCTCCGGGACCGGATCGTCACCCGGGTCTCCCTCTGGCGCCCCGAAGCGGGTGACGCGGTGCTGTACGCCGGTTCGGCCCTGTTCGCCGAGTTCACCGCCCGGTTCTCCTCCATCTCCCTCTACCGGCAATGGGGCGAGCTGGCACTCGGCCCGTACCTGCTGGCTGCCCTGATCTCCGCTCTGTCGGCCCGGGCTCACCGCAACCGTGCCGGGGCGGAACGGGATGCCCGGCTCGCCGGGGAGCCCGTTCCGCCCCGGACTCCGGGCGCTACCGCGGGAACCCGCCAGTGGGGTCCCGTCCGGATCTGGGTCTTCGTCTTCGCGTTGGTCGGGGCCACCGTCCTCCCGCTCTCGCTGGAGGTGGCGTGGCGGGCTCAGGGGAACCCCACGGCGCACGTGCAGCCCGAGGCCGTCGTCGTCGAGCAGGCGGCCCATCGCGCCGCGAACGGCCACGACCCCTACCGGCTGATCACCAGCCACGGCCGGGTGGTGGTTCCCACCCCACCCGGTCAGCCGACGTCCGAGAGCTTCTTCCCGTACCTGCCGCTCATGACCCTGTTCGGCTTGCCGAGCAGCACCAAGGAGCCGATCGCCCTCACCGACTCCCGCATCTTCTTCAGCATGGTGACGATGCTCGTGGTCGTCGGGGCCCTGGTCATGTCCCGCGGTCCGAACGAGCCCAAGGTGCGAACCCTGCAAGTGCTGACGGTGCTCCCGACGGCGGCGCTGCCCCTCGCCACCGGGGGCGACGACATGCCGGTCGTCGCCTTCCTCCTGCTGGCCATGGTGCTCGCCCAGAGGCGACGACCGGGGTGGTCGGGGTTCGTGCTCGGCGTTGCCTCCTCGATGAAGTTCACCGCCTGGCCGCTCGCCGCGCTGGCGTTGTTCGCCGCCCGCGACGCCCAAGGTCGGCGAGCCCCCGGACGCATGGCCCTGGGAATGCTCGTCGTCGCCGGCCCCGTGGTGGCCCCCTTCGTGCTGCGGAACCCCCAGGCATTCGTGGAGAACGTCATCCTGTTCCCGCTCGGTCTGTCCGGGGTGAGCTCTCCGGCCGCCAGCGCGTTGCCGGGCCACGTCCTGGTCGGCATCTTCCCGTCCCTCCACCGGATCCTGCCCGTCGCCGTGGGCGTTGTGGGCAGTTCCGTGCTCGTCGCACGCCTCCTGCGCCGGACGCCGTCCACGGCGGCTCAGGTGACGGCGCTGGCCGGCTGGGTGATGCTCGTCGCCTTCTTGCTGGCCCCCGCCACACGGGTCGGGTACCTGCTCTACCCGCTCAACTTCTTCGTCTGGAGCCACCTGCTGCGCGAGCCCGAGCGCGAGCCCGAGCCGGAGCGGTCCCTGCTCGCAGCGGTTGCCGTTCCGGTCACCTCGTCGGCCTGA
- the thiD gene encoding bifunctional hydroxymethylpyrimidine kinase/phosphomethylpyrimidine kinase: MTPVVVLTIAGSDSSGGAGLQADLKTFAAHRVHGASAVTAVTAQNTTAVTGVVALEPAFVVAQIDAVLADLPVAGVKTGMLATSEIVAAIAAMAAAGRLPNLTVDPVLVSSTGHLLTDEGGVTAFRELLLPCAEVATPNLREAAVLTGRPVSELATVEAMIDAAEEIRALGATTVVVKGGHLAAAQAARVPGPDGRDRRAAGPASPDVIAGPDGVVVLEGGRVATANDHGTGCSLSAAIAAGLALGDGHIAAIRAAKDYVAAALAGAAGWHLGSGHGPIDHFGWSADRSGPGAARP; the protein is encoded by the coding sequence GTGACCCCTGTCGTCGTGCTCACCATCGCCGGGTCCGACTCGAGCGGTGGCGCCGGCCTCCAAGCGGACCTCAAGACCTTCGCCGCCCACCGGGTCCACGGGGCGAGCGCCGTTACCGCAGTCACCGCCCAGAACACGACCGCCGTCACCGGCGTGGTGGCACTCGAGCCGGCCTTCGTCGTGGCCCAGATCGACGCCGTGCTGGCGGACCTACCGGTCGCCGGCGTGAAGACCGGCATGCTGGCCACGTCGGAGATCGTCGCTGCGATCGCCGCGATGGCCGCCGCCGGGCGGCTCCCGAACCTGACCGTCGATCCGGTACTCGTCTCCTCGACCGGTCACCTCCTGACAGACGAGGGCGGTGTCACCGCCTTCCGCGAGCTGCTCCTGCCCTGCGCCGAGGTGGCGACCCCGAATCTCCGGGAGGCGGCGGTGCTGACCGGACGACCGGTCTCCGAGCTCGCGACCGTCGAGGCGATGATCGATGCTGCCGAGGAGATCCGGGCACTCGGCGCGACCACGGTCGTCGTGAAGGGCGGCCACCTCGCCGCGGCACAAGCGGCCCGGGTCCCCGGGCCCGACGGGAGGGACCGCCGTGCGGCCGGGCCGGCCTCGCCCGACGTGATCGCCGGTCCCGACGGGGTGGTCGTGCTCGAGGGTGGTCGCGTGGCGACCGCCAACGACCACGGCACCGGCTGCTCGTTGTCGGCCGCCATCGCCGCCGGGCTCGCCCTCGGCGACGGGCACATCGCCGCCATCCGTGCCGCCAAGGACTACGTCGCGGCAGCCCTGGCCGGTGCCGCGGGCTGGCATCTCGGCTCGGGACACGGCCCCATCGACCACTTCGGCTGGTCGGCGGACCGATCCGGACCCGGTGCGGCCCGGCCCTAG
- a CDS encoding thiazole synthase produces MAIAGRRLGSRLVMGTGGMVSLAVLQEALVASGTAMATVAVRRVDPGARGSLLDLFERLAISVLPNTAGCRTASEAVLTAKLAREAFGTDWVKLEVIGDDRTLLPDPVELLVAAEQLAEDGFVVLPYTSDDPVLARRLEQAGCAAVMPLGSPIGSGLGIRNPHNLALLRESVDVPVILDAGVGVPSDVAQAMELGCDGVLVASAVNRAHDPATMAAAMCLAVRAGRLARLAGRIPMRFHAEPSSPAEGRPDFGAGAPATGRTG; encoded by the coding sequence CTGGCCATCGCCGGCCGGCGGCTCGGGTCGCGCCTGGTGATGGGGACGGGAGGAATGGTCAGCCTCGCGGTCCTCCAGGAGGCGCTGGTCGCGTCGGGAACGGCGATGGCGACCGTCGCGGTACGGCGCGTCGACCCGGGCGCCCGCGGCTCGCTGCTCGATCTGTTCGAGCGCCTGGCCATCAGCGTCCTGCCGAACACCGCCGGCTGTCGCACCGCGTCCGAGGCGGTGCTGACCGCGAAGCTGGCCCGTGAGGCGTTCGGCACCGACTGGGTGAAGCTGGAGGTCATCGGGGACGACCGGACGCTGCTGCCCGACCCCGTCGAGCTGTTGGTCGCGGCCGAGCAGCTGGCCGAGGACGGCTTCGTCGTCCTGCCGTACACCAGCGACGATCCTGTACTGGCTCGGAGGCTCGAGCAAGCGGGCTGTGCCGCCGTGATGCCCCTCGGCTCGCCGATAGGGAGCGGGCTCGGCATCCGGAACCCCCACAATCTGGCGCTCCTGCGCGAGTCGGTCGACGTGCCGGTGATCCTCGACGCCGGCGTGGGGGTCCCTTCCGACGTGGCCCAGGCCATGGAGCTCGGGTGCGACGGGGTCCTGGTGGCCTCCGCGGTCAACCGGGCCCATGATCCCGCCACCATGGCCGCTGCCATGTGTCTGGCGGTGCGGGCAGGACGACTGGCGCGGTTGGCGGGCCGGATCCCGATGCGGTTCCACGCCGAGCCGTCCAGCCCGGCCGAGGGGCGGCCCGACTTCGGCGCGGGCGCACCGGCAACCGGGCGAACCGGCTGA
- a CDS encoding iron ABC transporter permease, with the protein MLTCLSVGVAAGLVLPLVFLLMQARQIGWSTLRPLLFRQLTVHLLWNTVSLTVVVTLLCAVVGTLAAWFVERTDLPGRRAWAVLVVVPLGIPDFVTSFGWRSIFQSLGGFSGATLVMTVAVYPLVYLPVAASFRNADPAQEEVARSLGLGRARTFWRVTLGQARPAIIGGSLLVALILLAEYGAFEILGFRTFTTEIFTESHVAFGVAASCALSLVLVLIGALVLVGEGATRGRGRSARLGPLAPRPARPHRLGRATLPVLGGFALLVALALGVPLGAIVYWLVQGGRSTLPAASIGSAVWHTALYGGAAGVLATGLALPVALLSVRHPSRLAGMLERSTYVVLAIPGLVVALSLTYFSERYAAGFLYQSTVLLIVAYAVMFFPLALVAVRTSVLQSPTGLEEMARSLGSTRLAVLWRVTVPLIGPGLAAAFCLVFLETVTELTATLVLIPTGAQTLSTQFWAFSSNISYSQAAPYAALMVLVAALPSYVLGRWFDRLPARSAAAA; encoded by the coding sequence GTGCTCACCTGCCTCTCCGTCGGGGTCGCCGCGGGGCTCGTCCTGCCTCTCGTCTTCCTGCTCATGCAGGCGAGACAGATCGGGTGGTCGACTCTTCGCCCGCTGTTGTTCCGCCAGCTGACCGTCCATCTCTTGTGGAACACCGTCAGCCTGACCGTGGTGGTGACCTTGCTCTGCGCCGTGGTCGGGACGTTGGCGGCCTGGTTCGTCGAGCGGACCGACCTCCCGGGCAGGAGGGCCTGGGCGGTCCTGGTGGTGGTCCCCCTGGGGATCCCCGACTTCGTCACCAGTTTCGGTTGGCGGTCGATCTTTCAGTCCCTGGGCGGGTTCAGTGGTGCGACCCTGGTGATGACCGTCGCCGTGTACCCCCTCGTCTACCTTCCCGTCGCCGCCAGCTTCCGGAACGCCGACCCGGCACAGGAGGAGGTCGCCCGCAGTCTCGGGCTCGGACGCGCCCGGACCTTCTGGCGGGTCACCCTGGGGCAGGCCCGGCCGGCGATCATCGGAGGGAGCCTGCTGGTGGCGTTGATCCTCCTGGCCGAGTACGGCGCCTTCGAGATCCTCGGGTTCCGGACGTTCACGACGGAGATCTTCACCGAGTCCCACGTCGCGTTCGGCGTTGCCGCGTCCTGCGCCCTGTCGCTGGTGCTGGTGCTCATCGGGGCGCTGGTGCTCGTGGGTGAAGGAGCGACGCGCGGGCGGGGGCGTTCGGCCCGCCTGGGGCCTCTGGCCCCGCGGCCGGCCCGGCCCCACCGGCTGGGGCGCGCCACTCTGCCGGTTCTCGGGGGTTTCGCCCTGCTGGTGGCTCTGGCCCTCGGGGTGCCGTTGGGGGCGATCGTCTACTGGCTGGTTCAGGGCGGACGATCCACCCTTCCCGCTGCATCCATCGGGTCGGCGGTGTGGCACACGGCGTTGTACGGGGGGGCCGCAGGCGTCCTGGCGACGGGCCTGGCCCTGCCGGTGGCCCTGCTCTCGGTCCGGCACCCGAGCCGCCTCGCCGGGATGCTCGAGCGCAGCACCTACGTGGTGCTGGCCATCCCCGGGCTCGTGGTCGCCCTGTCGCTCACGTACTTCTCCGAGCGGTATGCGGCGGGGTTCCTCTACCAGAGCACCGTGTTGCTGATCGTCGCGTACGCGGTGATGTTCTTCCCCCTGGCGCTGGTGGCGGTGCGCACGTCGGTGCTCCAGTCGCCCACCGGTCTCGAGGAGATGGCTCGTTCGCTCGGCTCCACCCGGTTGGCCGTCCTGTGGCGCGTCACCGTCCCGCTCATCGGCCCCGGCCTGGCGGCGGCGTTCTGTCTCGTCTTCCTCGAGACGGTGACCGAGCTGACCGCAACCCTGGTCCTGATCCCGACGGGGGCCCAGACCCTCTCCACCCAGTTCTGGGCCTTCTCGTCGAACATCTCCTACAGCCAGGCGGCACCCTACGCGGCGCTCATGGTCCTGGTCGCCGCCTTGCCGAGCTACGTGCTCGGACGCTGGTTCGATCGGCTCCCGGCCCGCTCGGCGGCGGCCGCATGA
- a CDS encoding ABC transporter ATP-binding protein yields MTDLRMTDLRMTDLRITDLHKAFGSHPVLRGVDLTVEAGSLTAILGPSGSGKTTLLRIVGGFEHADRGLVEIGGTVVDGVGRFVSSEHRRIGYVPQEGSLFPHLTVEANVGFGLGRRRRRGARVSELLEMVGLGSMGPRYPHQLSGGQQQRVALARALAVDPQIVLLDEPFSSLDASLRASVRSDVQAVLRSAGTTAVLVTHDQDEALSIADHVAVIREGRIGQAGTPQALYGLPADPDLARFFGEINLVRGTTVGGSVQTPLGLLPLEHGVGPAGPDGSDVVVMVRPEQIELTREPGEGALTGQVLSFDYYGHDAVVRVRPDRDLGDHALVVRVGGGVRWEPASRVGVTTRGAVVAWPAMAGDGAGDP; encoded by the coding sequence ATGACCGACCTGCGCATGACCGACCTGCGCATGACCGACCTGCGCATCACCGACCTGCACAAGGCGTTCGGATCCCACCCGGTGCTGCGGGGTGTCGACCTCACCGTCGAGGCAGGATCGCTCACGGCCATCCTCGGGCCCTCGGGAAGCGGCAAGACCACGTTGCTGCGGATCGTCGGCGGGTTCGAGCACGCCGACCGGGGCCTCGTGGAGATCGGCGGGACCGTTGTCGACGGCGTGGGCCGGTTCGTGTCCTCCGAGCACCGCAGGATCGGCTACGTACCCCAGGAGGGCTCGCTGTTCCCGCATCTGACGGTGGAGGCGAACGTCGGCTTCGGGCTGGGGCGGCGCCGGCGGCGCGGAGCGCGGGTCTCCGAGCTGTTGGAGATGGTCGGCCTGGGGTCGATGGGACCGCGCTACCCCCATCAGCTCTCGGGCGGCCAGCAGCAACGGGTGGCCCTGGCCCGGGCGCTCGCGGTCGATCCCCAGATCGTCCTTCTCGACGAGCCGTTCTCGTCCCTCGACGCCAGCCTCCGGGCGAGTGTCCGCAGTGACGTCCAAGCGGTGCTCCGCAGCGCCGGCACGACCGCGGTGCTGGTGACCCACGACCAGGACGAAGCGTTGTCGATCGCCGATCACGTCGCCGTCATCCGTGAAGGCCGCATCGGGCAGGCCGGCACCCCGCAAGCTCTTTACGGTCTTCCCGCCGATCCCGATCTGGCCCGGTTCTTCGGCGAGATCAACCTCGTCCGGGGAACGACGGTGGGTGGCTCGGTGCAGACCCCTTTGGGGCTTCTCCCGCTCGAGCACGGCGTCGGGCCGGCGGGGCCCGACGGCTCCGATGTCGTCGTGATGGTGCGCCCCGAGCAGATCGAGCTCACGAGGGAGCCTGGGGAAGGCGCGCTCACCGGTCAGGTGCTCAGCTTCGACTACTACGGACACGACGCCGTGGTCCGGGTCCGGCCCGATCGAGACCTGGGCGACCACGCCCTCGTCGTGCGGGTGGGCGGCGGGGTTCGTTGGGAGCCGGCGTCCCGGGTGGGTGTGACCACCCGAGGAGCGGTGGTCGCCTGGCCGGCGATGGCGGGGGACGGAGCAGGGGACCCCTGA
- a CDS encoding MerR family transcriptional regulator, whose protein sequence is MDSPAEPEVDGFGGPQVCTLVGISYRQLDYWARTGLLRPSLAEARGSGTKRRYSYRDVLEVKVIKQLLDAGVSLHSARRAVDCLRENLGVDVASANLVLTGTHSVLARSNGEVVDLLAGGQGVFNIVPLSGVVDELDADIVRIERGEPVRHDRPTDRPAAAGTRTAGRAAGE, encoded by the coding sequence ATGGACAGCCCAGCTGAGCCCGAGGTCGATGGCTTCGGGGGTCCCCAGGTCTGCACGCTGGTCGGGATCTCGTACCGGCAGCTCGACTACTGGGCCCGCACCGGGCTCCTGCGGCCTTCGCTGGCCGAGGCTCGGGGCAGCGGGACCAAGCGGCGGTATTCGTACCGGGACGTCCTCGAGGTGAAGGTCATCAAGCAGCTGCTCGACGCGGGGGTCTCCCTCCATTCGGCCCGGCGTGCGGTGGACTGCCTGCGCGAGAACCTCGGTGTCGACGTGGCCTCGGCCAACTTGGTGCTGACCGGCACCCATTCGGTGCTGGCCCGATCGAACGGGGAGGTGGTGGACCTGCTGGCCGGCGGTCAGGGCGTGTTCAACATCGTTCCCCTCTCGGGCGTGGTGGACGAGCTCGACGCGGACATCGTCCGCATCGAACGGGGCGAGCCGGTGCGTCACGACCGTCCCACGGACCGACCGGCGGCCGCCGGCACCCGCACTGCGGGTCGAGCGGCCGGGGAGTGA